In Lytechinus variegatus isolate NC3 chromosome 6, Lvar_3.0, whole genome shotgun sequence, the DNA window GAAATGCATCAATGTTTGATATTACTTTACATTATGTATCATActctaataatttcattccatTGAAAAATTGAGTGGTGACAGATGATAAAATTATTCCATCGAATGGGGAATCtataaatttgtttacaaataaatagTTTAGGAATGCAAACATTGAACTCAATGAGAACAAGGTAGGAGTAaagtatttttaaacaaaaaataagtaagAGTGATGAAAGTCCTATCTTTAAGCAATCCAAAgattatttcatgaaagttaaAAAGGAGGATGCCTAGCGGGATTTACTGACATTGCTTTTGAACCGAACCAgtcacatgatatttttttgcaattaagaaaacacacacagagcaaaagctgtggtgttaaccggtgtacatagaggaccacaccagttatttttcACCGGTGTTAAAatggtggtggtgttagttttacacctataagtgtcattacaacaccttttgtttttacatttacactctttggtgttatgtttaatctctagggtgtaattttaacacctcagggtgtggtcctctattaacaccaattggtgtcagttttaacaccgcattTTTATACAGTGCACACATTAGATTCTTAACTGGGGGATGCGACTGAGTGTAGTGAAAGGGTGCGAGAGGGGCGGGGGAGGAGGGGGCAAGAAGCCACGTAACATTTCCCAAATGAACAACATAAAGTGCCTCACAGCTTATTGACGCCGAACAAcccgtttgatatttttttcttcattcctaTCCCATATTCGATTTCTTTCCACCATCATTGCATTTGtcatcacttaaaaaaaaggcAACAAAAAAAACTTCACAGTGGCAGTAGTCACCAAACCCGATATCCCATTACGCCAACATTTCGCAACGAAAATAACCTCTACAGGGAAAAGTTCCAAAATCTGCTgctaaataaaattgaaaatttgcgACTAGAGTTGTGCAATGTGTAAATAATAAAATGCGAAAATTTTGGCTAAATTAAGAAGTTATAACCAAAAATCTTGAATTTATTCACGAAGTATGACACCTGAATTGGCAAACAGGACTATTAAGTCGTGAAATAGGCGATCAACACTGATCTTTCACGACAAAAGTCATGTGTGATCGAGTGTACTTCAAAAACATCATATTACGAATCACGTACCTGTTGGGGAAGCTGGGGAAGGGCGCGCTTACGAGATCCCCCTCCGCTGGATCGCGGGGAGCTACCACGTGATAATGAACGCATGTCTCTGATTGGTTCCCCGTAGTTTGACGTATGGAGACTTGCGCTTGTTGCTCCCCTGGGATTGGTCGAATGTTGGGTTGACGTAGCATGCGTCGCACGTTGGTGCGAGGCTTGTTGGCGATGTGCGTCTTTCAATTCTTGTTTCTAGAATGGTGGAAGTAGGTGAAAATATCGTTGATATCTTTTACATGAATAGCCATTTCATTTGGAATTTGTGTACTTGGTCAGCCCTTGAGATTACTTTCGACCGTGTTTCTATTAAACTTCTTTGGGGTCCCCCCACAGCACTCTTACAAAAATGGGAAAGAAGTAAATATCCGCTTTATTTTGTATCACCCTTtcctttatatttctttaaaattgtaCGAGTGTCGTCATTATAATCAATGACATATCATGCTGCTTTCAGACTTGTACGTATAAATATGCGAAAAGATTTTGTATTATATAACAACAAGAATTGTTGTAATCTATTTCTCTCTCCACCCTCTTTCTCGTTGATATATGTAGACAAGTGTAGCTGTACATTAAtagattattcatttattcatgcaaATATCAAAGATTAACGCATCATGGTATGTATACTTGGAATTAGGTTGGTTGCCTGAGGCGAACATAGTCCACGTAACAAACCACAATAGACCCATACGATTTATATTTGTTAATGAAGAGCTCAAAGAGATTTCCCAAATTCAAACAACAACATACCTATAGATActggaaaatgaaattaatactcattcatttacttttatGTGTTGctcaaatttttaaacaataaaggCTCAGTTTGaaaattaacccccccccccctttcatttccttttattgCGTTTATTTAATGTTCATTTAATTACTtgttcattcttttatttctacttttattttatttcatttatttgatttagtgTTTATCTATTTagctatctatttatttatcattattgttattattattttttttttgggggggggggggattttgaCGGTGCGTCACATACCATAGACACTGCAATTTCCTCCCGCAATGGTGGCGCTCTTCTGATATCATCTTCGGTTTCCGAGTCGAGCTCATTCGGGTCCCGAAGTGTAGAGTTTCCAGAATctagaggggagggggtggttaCAGTAGGAGgttacaataatgatgatattattatcattcttattttatAAGCATAGATGTGATAATAAGGATTGGCGAGTAAAAAAACTACCTGCCTTGTGAGATAAGACATTGTTATCACAGTGCATTAAAATGGGTTCACCCaattatttgtgtgtgtgtatgttggACTGTTTAGCCTGGAACAGACGTATGACGTCACCAATTAATAGACAGAACCTGGGCtggaacctcgaacctctgcatcaatttgtaactttccAACTTTAGCGTGAATTACAGGCACACGACCCAACGCCCATGCAGCGTTCCCATGGGATATGCAAAGATAAGATGTcattaataccttggtcacattttcTTAATGGCggtcgtacggcgagtcgaaaacagcctatttgttaattttaattCGAaccacaaaaaatgttaaaacggctgttctcgactcgccgtacggccgccgtagagcaaataaGACCAAGGTATAACACTTTTAAAATGCCCAAATTAACCACTGTGGACAGCTTCAGAGCGTGAATGTATAGTGTGTTCACACATGTGTAAAATATAATCCATAGTGTGAGATTAAACAGTGCTAGCCTTATTCCACAATGGGGACAAGTCGACAGTGTAAACGTGCAGTGTAAAGATGGGAGCAGCATTGTCGAAATGCTCATACTGAACGGTGTGAAgacattttcacactgtggatagCTCAAAAGTGCAAACATTTGCAAAAATTACATAGTAGACTGTTCCAACGTTTGAATCACACTGTGATAATGCTTAAAAATCAACAGAGTAAAGGAAATTTCACACCGCGTGTAACAATCACGGAAACTAAGGATAAATTGACATCTTAATACAACGTTGTTATACCATATCAACCTTTCAGAGGTTGTTTAACAGTTAACCAACCATGCTAAaagtatttcaatattttaaaatcgtaatttttttttatttataaacaaTAAATTGTGTTGTTTAAGGTTGTAAACAATTGCTTAAACCTTTTAAACAACTACTTTTAATGTTCGTATAGGAAACGTTGATATATCGAATTTTTAACAACGCTTTTAGcgtgataataaaatattgataacatgattattttttctttattcatattttgactttGGAATAATAACTGctttaaaaattatgtattaacGTATTTCTCGGGAAAACAAAGGGTGTATTAGTCACGCCAAATAAGTTAACACTTGGTTTCTAGTTTGTCTTTaagtttgttctttttatgtAAGTAATTACTCTTTACAGAAAGTACATATGATACAACGCAATACTGGGAAGAGTTCATACATTGGTAATAGGAGCTTTCTTCTAACGAAGAGAGGTAAATTGGAGTCCATACTGTTCAAGCCTCCACCACAATGCACATCCACGATGTACTTTTCCAtatcataatagaagaaagtcAAACAAAATTTCAGTGCAGAAGTCTATAATTAGTAACATCTAAAGGAAGGAATAGGTGTATTAGGCTTCCACACAGTGCAAATCAGCGATATCATGTCACCACGCGATGAGAACATGGTAGGTGGTTATTATTTATCAtatctgggggtgtttcacaaagatttaagtatgacttaggtcgcacttaaatgtccacgcgtacatgatatgcaacgcgaaatcttattgatcaatacgcagtagtgcgcatcctcttggaatgatctgaccaatgctgatATGCCTTtaatactgcgcgcaactagaaatttaagtgcgactctaagtcatgcttaaatctttgtgaaacaccccctgagCTTTTTACACAGCAATCGCCACACACTCTCACCGAGAAATTCCTCGAGAAGTTTTCTCGCTCCAGATTGTTGTATGAGTGCTAGACCATCAAATATTGATACaatgattattttgatttttgttttcattatttcaacatcGTAGCGCATCAATCTATACTAAGGCAAATCACCCAAGTCCATGCATATAATGTTTATCGTATATAAGTGACGAACCTGCAAGATTTAGGCATTGGAATAAGTAATATATAACTTAcatgttaaagataaatatatataccatAAAACAGCAATATAACAATTGAAATGAGTAGTATaagtatgaaaatataatatttgtcCATCTTTATTAGGGATGAAAAGGATGTATCTTATTTAACTGAAAGTGAATTGAAGGAACTGATTGGCTTTCTGTACCTACAGGCATAttaattctttttgtttttgttggtgTTGAATAGATGTTttacagtgcatatttttatatattgaatatgtttgttttgtaaattggaaaacatgtttttatacATATGTGCATTTTTATGCGAATAAAGAAgactttgaattgaattgaattacaaTAGTGACATTGAATCTGCATTttgtatgatgattatgatgatccacagcattTATACTGCGCCATCTATCAGTTAAAAACATTCATAGGCGCAGGCTCATCCAATAAATTAATCACTACACATCTGCCGAAATAAGTGAGTTTTGAGAGACGGTTTAACGAGTGCTATGCTGTCAATATCATGAAGTGAATTAAGGGAGGGAGATTCAAAGGTGTGGAGCAATAGAAGAAAAGGCACAGTCTCCAAATCCCCTTGGCAGTGGCGTATCTTGGATTTTTCACAGGAGAggcaaaatcgtccgccaaaaaaattgacaagcaaaaaaaaaggtcttcaatcacaaataaaagatattgtaccagaaaaaaaagggacaagcaaaaaaaaaagttttcaagctggtcagggggcagggatacgtgctttgcatgggttgtgactcgtcagggggacatactgcccccccccccgtaggtacgatAGTGCCCCTTAGGTGTGTGATGGGTACATGATAATCACTTGAATAATAATAGCATGCCCCTCGAATTCATGAAACTGTAAAGGACGACCGCAGTAGGAAAGAACACATTGTCATGCATTTCGTTCACAGTGTGTCCATACATGTATAGTTGACTGTGTATACGTATGTAATTCACATTAGATTAAATGCCAAAATTTACCAGTGTGGATGTACTTCAACACTGTAAATCTCTACATAGTGAGGTTTGGGTGTGTTCACATAATGTGCTTTTTACAGATATGATTCATCCTGTTTAAATGCTGAAATTCCACTGTGGACACCTGTACAGTGTGAGCGTCTgtcctgggtcgagtgcagcacaatgtggacaaatttcttgctgaaggagattacgccatggctgggattcgaactcacgacccactgtttcaaagtcagaagacttatccactgggccacaaagGTCCACGCTACATACAGTGTATTACAACCTACCTCCGTCATCGGGGTAGTTATCACCGTCTGTGGTATGGTAAGCAAATTGGCGCCTTCCTCCGCTCATCTGAACCTCCGAGCCATCGTATGAACCTTGCGATGCGTACGATTTACGCTGCCTAGACCTGCGGGTGTGATAtgtcagaagaaaaaaatcaaatcatttacatGCGGATGTTGTTCCCCCTTTTAGAGAAAGAATATGATAGCAACAACATCATTGCATACAAATGATAGAAGAAAAAACCCAAAATACTCCTTGCAGCTAATGACTTTATTGAATGTTTCTCCACGGAGCATAATAATAAGCAAATTCAAAATGTGATACATTACATACAATCTGAACACCAAATTTAAATGAGCTGGATATACCGTGATAGGTATAATACAAGGATTTTGTAGCATGTTCTTGGTTTGTTCTTTCTCATATAGATATAATTTCTCATACAgatataatttcttttgaaattgtGAAAGTTATAAACAGCTtttgaaacatcaataaagaaaaaaaatagtcatacatgtatcaacgAAACATCAGCAAACACAAAGGCTTAATAAAAAATTGGAATTAGTATATACAAGAATGCGGGAATAATGGCGACAAGCACTCAAACTTAATAGTATAAAGAGTTTATTACATGGAGGCTTGTTTTACATCATGTGAAGGTCTTGTTTTTACACGTTTTCTTAAAGCGTGCTGAACCAAATCAATTAAACATTCAAATTGAATGTATCGCATGGTACGGATGCGACAAgtaccaaataataataaataactaggaatttcaaaaaataacagtttaaacaaaagTGAACcaacataaaacaaataacattaaAACAAAGATACGACAGACGTGTCTGAAAATACTAGCGAGTAACCTGCCAAATATAGTGCGACAATACACCAGTCGGTTGACTATACTTTATCAATAGAAGGGGGAGTGAAAATGATCTGCATTTTTTACTTACTGATctattatgacgtcatcatctaCGTAATCATTCATGTATGATGCTGAACTAAGAAGACGTGTCGTTCGAGGCGACATACGAGAAGACTGAaaggaaaatatcatttttaagcCGATCATTTACATTCACATCCTTGAAGATAATGAAACatatataaatgataatgatactaaATGCGtagtagtaatgatgataataataatcatgataataacaataataccaacatgcttatatagcgcatatcactgccaaatgcgtccctatgcgcttttGAAGGAGACAGAAAAggcaaagaaaaaatgagaaatttgcTGGAAATTGTGGCACTAACTCATTTAAAAGtctttttgaataaatatgttttcaaagtGGATTTAAACTTGGGTGGAGAAGAGTTCTTTACATAAGATGGGGTGGTATTCCAAAGTGAAGGGGCAGCATGGGCAAATGATCGTTCTCCATAAAACTTGGTCTGAACACTGGGGCAATTTGAAAGATCATTTTGAGCTGATCGAAGATTATGAGatggcataataataataatgatgatgatgataataataataatacatgtgtaTCTTTCAATGATTAATATTATGTAATTAATTCAAGAAAAGAGGAATCATGGTTAAAGATGTTACTAAAccaaatactactactaatcgCCTAGAATATAGCAAACAATAAGGgatttctcaaagaatttaagtgacaacattaaaaaaaaattgcacgtAAGTCAACATTCTTActgaaaattaattaaaaaatggattGAAAATGTTCATTAAAGAAAAGTATAATGTTTTCCACGTtcgaattgaatttatttaaatttcaattaacgctttgattaaaaaaatcaaaagaaaatcagattaCGTCCTAGCACCTAATATTATTTGAGGCCTATTGCAATGCTTAATCTTACCACCAGATAACATGTACTACCCTTTAGCTAGGCTACTTACCCTCGATACATTTTCCAGTGCAGCTCTAAGATCGTCATTCGTGTCTTGAAGTTTTTTGTTTGCCTCACTgtaaatcagaaataaaaatagacaaCACGTTCAGAAATTAATGGATCTCTACAAACTTTgggtattttgtcaaaatatgtTAATACAAACTGTTTCATGATTTATCCGTATTCGTATAAATGATTCAAGCTGTTAAACAGCTATTTTATGACATTTCCAAACGGTGGAACAAATATTTTGCACATGTTACTTTAACCGTTTTGATATCAGAAAATCATATACCTCATGTAGAATTTTACTATGTGTAGTTTAAgatgtttatgttttttatatcctacttttgATTTTGTAAAATATCGTAATGACCTTTCAAGGAAAGAGAACACTGATTAAGTATTATTTGTAATATTATTGCTCAATGTGTTCTTAAGATACATAACATTATAAAACTATTTACTTGGacattttgaaaatctattCATAACGGTAACCTTTTGCTAACATGATTTCTGTATTGCTTTGTAATACGTTtatactacactctaaaaaacatTGTGTAAAAATGCTCCATTAGGATAATTATgcgtccaaccaacattgggcatttcctttgtgcatttttatctatccagtgtgatgaaaattttgcccattctaaattAATCGCTGCtaattttttaaccttactggacaatatacttcccgcattgggtaaaacactaccccaaattggttggacacataatcaCCCTCGTACTGGTTAAAAATTCTTCCaatgtttttacagtgcagTCTTCGAAACATCTCCTAACTTACTGTAATAATTGGAGTTGTCTCGTGAGATTTTCCTGTTCTCCTATGTAATCCTGTATGACGTCACGATtactgaagaaaaataatgaaaaaaatatatatatacacaatatTGGTATTGTTAGTTGCAACAAAGTCAAACAAATGCAATGATCTTAGTAAACATTACCGGAACAATGTATTTAAGAAGCATTTCCTATAAGTCTAAACAATTTTTCTATCAGTATAACACTCTGAAAATAAGCTGTTTAAGTTCATATAATTAGCTATCCGTAGTGTGCAACTGACACTGTCTTGTACTGTTTTCTAGTTAGGACTATTTGCATTCGATTAGACTTTTTAGATAAGACATTAACACATACATGACTAAAAAAAGTATCAATTTGATcgtttaattatttttcaaacaatcaGGATTGAAAATAAGATGACAAACATAATCCCAGTAGCATGCCATTTGGTCAAACATACTTTGAAATGAATCCATTCTGTTCTTCAAAGTCACTCTTCAGGGTGACGAGCTCGCTTCTTGACAGGACCAAGTTGGTCTGAGCCTCGGTTAGGCTGCTTCTCAGACTCCTATTTTCACTTCTCAGTTGTTCGAGATCCTGTTTCAGAGAATGAAGCAGGTCTTCACGTGGTTTGTCTATTCTGTCGACTTTGTCTTCAGcctttaaaggagaataatGGAGAAACATTATTACATGGTTTCTATAAAAGACCTCTGATGGCCGAATCATTTTCGGAAACAAGAGTCGTCTGAATTTCAAGCCAAATTGATGTTGACTGGGAAGGCGTGTCAAGTgcatgggtggaaatcccagggggacaggggggacgtgtccccctaccaaaatagtagggggacacaatatcaaatgtcccctacTTTTTTTCGTCTTGtatgatggagaaaaatacatcattcacaaccgaaataatacatgtatttagaactaaatgaccttacattttggatgaaaaccttttttttattgtcaattattTTTGGGTTacaaaatgaccttacatttagGGTGATAAcccttttatcttttttttttgcttgttaaattttccagcctctggtccccctacctgtggggacagatttccgcctaTGGTCAAGTGTTGTGCTCGACTTGGCTTAACACACAGGTATTGGTGAACGAGTCTGGGTCTGTAGTACAGAATTGATtgatgatatcaaaataatgtttatttcaatatatcatTTAAATAAACGATTTTTTAGAATCCAGAGAAACATGAATTGGGTAGTAAACAGGTGAATAATCTATCAATCAATAACTGTTTTTCGCCTCCCCAACATTACTTActctttccctccctccctcctctccatttctctccctctctatccatctatctatctatctatctatttatctatctatttatcctCCTCCATATTCTagagaaattatgaaaaaaattcacATCTTTAGTTATTTTTTAAACTCAAATCTGGAGTAACTTTCGAAACTTATTCACAAATGGATTCATTTATTACTGAAATAATAAGACAATCCTTAACCAAATGACCGAAAATGGATTTGTACTCAATCTTCAGTCATAGAAGAGCATTATCTATGGAGTATACACTAGCACTTACATTGTGTATTTGATTTAGATTACTTTTCAATTCTCTTATCTCTGCCTCAAGCTGCCTCTGGATCTCGGCTTTCTCAGATtctattctttccctttcctataaagatgaaaaaaagaagacaaaaactTCATCAATTTCTTAACCTAAGTTATACTCATTTTTACATGCGACCGGTAATTTTAACATTATACGAATTCTTGCAAACGCGTGAAATTTGTCATTTCCGTTACTGACCTCAATCGTGTCATGCATGTGCAATGCGTCTTTCTTGAAGAACGTGAGTTGTGTAGTTTGACCTGATACATGCATGTCGATATCAACAACAAATCCTCTGCCCTTAGagcaaaaggaaagaaataacgATGGTATACGTGCTTCATACCTCATGGTAAATTTTATTGGTTGTAGTATTATGCCAACCATCAAGATCATTACAAGTGACCTTGGTGATAAACAGGAAATTACATTGCTATCACCCTCTACCTGAGATGGGGTTGGTCCCCTCGATAAGGATCTCCATGCTCTGGGTCTTGAACCTATCGAGTTTCTTCTTGAAAGAACCACTGCTCCTGGAGATTCATATCCAGGTCCTGGGCTGACGCCACATCTTCTTAGGTCCGGTGTTGACTTGTGCAAGTTTAGATCTTGCCAGCTTGATCTGGTTCGCGGCGGTTTATGCTGGCCTGGCCTTTGGAAGCTAGAATGCTCACTGCTGAAGCCGGATGAACTGCTAACCCGTTGAAGATCGGGTGTAGaatctgctttttttttaagatcagACACTGACTTTGATCGAGTTGACAGTGGAGTGTTTTGGTCATGACTCAGAATTTCTTCATTCGGAGCAGCCGTCAAGTGCATATTAAATTGGCCACTATTGGAAAACGGTCCAGAGCTTGAATATATTCCTGAATGTCCTACCAAAGGGGATGGTTTGAAATGTTTCGGCAATGTGTTATTGGCCATGGAATGTGTTTGCGGAGATTCCCCATGATTGATTCCTTGCATACTATGAGCTGCATTTTGAGTAGAATGTGCAAGTAAAGGTGTTGGCTTGTAGTATTTCGGCAATTTATTCCGATTTGAGGTGGATGTTGCCCACTCTTGTTCCTTTGTTGGCAAATAATGTGTTCCAACATCAGCATGTTCATCTTTGAAAGGTGGTGGTTTGTAAAGTTGGGAAGCAGTATCTACTGAATTCTGATTCAGATTGTGTTCACTCCCGTGGAGACTACTTGTAGAAGGATTTGAAGAGAGATTAAATTTTTGTTGAGGACTCGTCATACCACTTGAAGTATCATTGATTTGTTTAGCCTCTTTGGGCGTTGGTGCCGCACTCTTCTGAAGAGCAGCCCTGATTTGGTCAGAAGCAGATGGAAAACTTGGCGACGGGGCATAGTACGGCTCATAAATAGAACGACCCTGTTGGTGAGGTAAGGAGGGCTGGGACTTCTGCGCCATTCCATTCTGGTGAACATTTTGTGGATTTACTAAGCCACTGGATGGTTTACTGACAGATACACTTTGTTGAAGACCCGATGATGGATTCTGCTTCGCTACAGTGTTCCCTGACGGTCTCTGCAACTGCTGGTAGTTCCCTGTTGCCTTTGACGTCTGTGGAACCTGCTGATTTGGTTTAAACTTATGGGCGGATGCATCGTAAGGCTTAGGAGCGGGCATGGGCTGAGAGAAATCATCCATCGCCAGCGACTTGAAGGCCTCGCCAGCCTCACCAAGCGATTCAGTAACATTGCTCCAAGCAGCCTTAAGACTGTTAAAGCTGAGATCCATCGTGCTTATGTTACGTTTTCCTAAACCTCCAAATAAATATCTTTTGTAATACGTCCCACCTAAAAATCACTTACAGGTGATTCTGAAGGTTGTCCAGATCAACAAATCAAAGAGACCTATAACATCGTAAACTGATTACATCGGAAAGCAAGAAATTAAATGACGATCCCCGTTGGAAATCTTCATTTTCTGTCACATATTGTAGAATGAATCAAGATCCGAAATAACTTTCCCAGGGACGTGGAACCATCCATTTCGATTTTCCCTTCTGGAGGTAATCACCTGGGAGGCCAGGTCCTAGACAGAAGTTTCGCCAACGATTGCTAGGAACAAGCCAATGTCACTACACTCACTTCCAGGCACCAATGAATCATCTATTGGGGAATGGTCTATTCCTAAAAATCATCCAAGTTCCCAAACCTCCAGACTCCATGACCGATTAGGATAAACATGAAGCGTGTTCAGGATGCTTTCTTCACGGACCAATTATTAGGTAAGGTTCCATATAGATGCCAGATTAAAAAACGATCGTATGGCACAATCCACAGTGATTCGAGCTTAAGTCTTCTGTGGTCCAGAATGTGGTCAAAGTAGGTTTGGACGTAGGCAGAGCAAGGTCGCAATAAACATCTTAAGAAACCACCCCGATTattgatcttattttttttcttagactGGTATCCGAGCATATCTCAAGCACATTGTGTATGAAGGAGTTACCTTATTGGTGGTTAAGATGGGAGCGGAATACAGTCTTTTTGAACGGCGGTACACATAGGTGTATTGATTTCTTATTGTTAAGCGTTGGGCCATTCATCCTCCTATTGTTCAACTGCCAGTGCATCCATAAATCAATTATCTGATTCGCTGTCGTAGTCTTTTACCGGtatttaatcattgaaatatcatttaCCTCCATAGACATAGAGACTCGGTGGTATTGGTAAATTTACAAGCATACGGGTCACActaatatacactgtaaaaatgaagtgttaATTTACCACTTACAGTGCTTCATAGGGACTGCACtagagtgctgattttctagtttaaatttgaactacaGTAGAAAATCaccactcgtagtgcagtccctatacaagcactgtaagtgctaaattagcacttcattttttacagtgtaaaaacatgttaaaatactTCTTCTTATTACGGACCTATAGGGCGATGAATAAACAATGATAACTGCTGAACGTGTTGAAAAACAAGTGTATACTTCTGTATATCACATTGAAATAGACATGTAGATCAAATAGCAG includes these proteins:
- the LOC121416870 gene encoding ras and EF-hand domain-containing protein-like isoform X1, whose protein sequence is MIPILSVFNPSPVVVIYIIFVIVPWSLILDILIRASFVFPLIVVIIIHFMNTMSGSRASSDNLEASTDMGSATNDGPSPEAIQQLFDACDLDGNGYIEWEELEMVCENLDRDELEHIFEALDGDGDGRISITDFTEGFHSVSEALLSVSRRRRRQQYLQDYDSEEFEVFLQQLGPDFDLVSCQDQICELYQQLHSSEVPQTLRQYESVIYDVIKDLRQYQSEVDRLEKSLKRTNESNTEHLQQLEYEMEVQMTRTEQRVRKEERERIESEKAEIQRQLEAEIRELKSNLNQIHNAEDKVDRIDKPREDLLHSLKQDLEQLRSENRSLRSSLTEAQTNLVLSRSELVTLKSDFEEQNGFISNNRDVIQDYIGEQENLTRQLQLLHEANKKLQDTNDDLRAALENVSRSSRMSPRTTRLLSSASYMNDYVDDDVIIDQSRQRKSYASQGSYDGSEVQMSGGRRQFAYHTTDGDNYPDDGALIQQSGARKLLEEFLDSGNSTLRDPNELDSETEDDIRRAPPLREEIAVSMKQELKDAHRQQASHQRATHATSTQHSTNPRGATSASLHTSNYGEPIRDMRSLSRGSSPRSSGGGSRKRALPQLPQQPLSPTPTAQPERMYKIVLAGDAAVGKSSFIMRLCKGIFHSNLNSTLGKFIVLPLLEGTGERFINIFIRQVVRSDIFPRF